The genomic segment AACTATTGTAGCATCAGATTCAACTATAAATTTAGGGGTTGTGATATCTAACTTTCCCCAAGTAATTTTTTCATTCGGTACTGCACCTGAATAAGAGCCATAACTAGTTGTAGAATCGGAAATCTGGCAGAAATAACTCCAGAATGGAATATTTTCCATTTCCATATCCTGATACAGCATCGGCACTACGCAAATTGGAAAGTCACCTGCAATTCCCCCACCTATCTGAAAGAATCCAACCCCTTTTCCTGAAGAGTTTTTTACATACCAGTCAGAAAGCCACATCATATATTCAATACCAGACTTCATTGTTGTGGCTTTGAACTCTCCTTTTATACAATAAGATGCAAATATATTTCCCATTGTAGAGTCCTCCCACCCTGGTACAATTATCGGAAGATTTTTTTCAGCCGCCGCCAGCATCCAGCTATCCTTTGGATCGATTTCATAATATTGCTCGAGCTCGCCTGATAACAATATTTTATACATAAATTCATGTGGAAAATAGCGTTCGCCCTTATCGTTTGCATCTTTCCATATGTTATAAATATGCTTTTGAAGTCTCCTGAAAGCCTCTTCTTCAGGAATACAGGTATCGGTAACCCTATTATAATGATTTTCAAGTAATTCCCATTCATCCTGTGGACTCAAATCTCTATAATGAGGTACTCTTTTATATGAATTATGTGCAACTAAATTCATAATATCTTCTTCCAGATTGGCTCCTGTACAGGAAATAATCTGAACCTTATCATTTCTGATCATTTCAGCCAGTGACTTTCCTAGTTCTGCAGTACTCATTGCACCAGCCAGAGTAATCATCATCTTCCCGCCTTCCAACAGGTGAGTTTCATAACCTTTGGCTGCATCTACAAGAGCTGCCGAATTGAAATGCAGATAATGCTTTTCAATAAATTGAGAGATAGGACCTTTCATTTAATTTTCAAATTATACTCGATGTTTATTTTCTTTCTCTAGAATTTTGCGCAAAGATAACCATTCGTTTCTCCTTTAAAAAGAAACTTACCGATAGGTTATTCACTTCGTGTCATTTTTATTAAATTAGTATCATGAGTCTTAATAATTATCAACTGAACCCGGAAGCTGTTCAAAATTTATTCAATGATTATATTTATATCATTCCTGAAAAATCTTCTGATCTGATTATTAAAAAACAATCAGACCTGCCTTCTGCTCCCGCAATTCCTAAAATAAGCCAGGAGCCTATTGAGGTAAAAAAAGAAGAAAACAAACCGCTTAAGGATATTAAAAAGGATGATTCATTTAATTTAAAAGAACTCAAAAAAGAGCTTTCGTCAACAAAGATATTCAAAAGAGCAATTATTATTATCAATGAAGAAGATGCGACTAACGAATTAAAAACGTTCCTTTTCAAAATACTTCAGGCCGTAAAACTATCCGAGTCAGACATACATTTACACATTCACCCTAACGGCAGCACAGTTGACCTGAATGGAGTTTTAAAAGATTATTCATCATCAAAAGTACTTTCTTTCGGAACTCATATTTCTCCTGAATACAAAACAGAACTCAATAAGGAAACAATATATACAAAGGAGACAAAATTATTCCAAACTTTTAGTCTGAAGGAATTGATTAGT from the Sporocytophaga myxococcoides genome contains:
- a CDS encoding deoxyhypusine synthase family protein, producing the protein MKGPISQFIEKHYLHFNSAALVDAAKGYETHLLEGGKMMITLAGAMSTAELGKSLAEMIRNDKVQIISCTGANLEEDIMNLVAHNSYKRVPHYRDLSPQDEWELLENHYNRVTDTCIPEEEAFRRLQKHIYNIWKDANDKGERYFPHEFMYKILLSGELEQYYEIDPKDSWMLAAAEKNLPIIVPGWEDSTMGNIFASYCIKGEFKATTMKSGIEYMMWLSDWYVKNSSGKGVGFFQIGGGIAGDFPICVVPMLYQDMEMENIPFWSYFCQISDSTTSYGSYSGAVPNEKITWGKLDITTPKFIVESDATIVAPLIFAWLLDW